A stretch of DNA from Flavobacteriaceae bacterium MAR_2009_75:
AATAGCATCATAAATAATCGTATTTTTACCCCCTAACACAGACGGATAATGGGCAAGATAATTGCTATTGCGAACCAGAAGGGAGGGGTAGGAAAAACTACTACTACCGTAAATTTAGCGGCCTCTTTAGGGGTCTTGGAAAAGAAGGTATTATTAATCGATGCCGACCCGCAGGCAAATGCTACTTCTGGCCTGGGTATTGAAGTCGAAAACGTCGAACTCGGCACCTATCAATTACTAGAACTGACGACTGATGCCAAGGAAACGATTGTTGAGACCGACTCACCGAACGTAGATTTAATTCCCGCACATATAGATTTGGTCGCCATCGAAATTGAATTGGTCGACAAAGATGAACGGGAGTATATGATGAAGAAAGCCATATCTGATTTGCGAGATACTTACGATTACATCTTGATCGACTGCGCACCTTCACTAGGTTTATTGACATTGAATGCCTTAACAGCGGCAGATTCCGTAATAATTCCTATTCAATGTGAATATTTTGCTCTGGAGGGTCTTGGTAAATTATTGAACACCATCAAGAGCGTACAAAAAGTGCACAACCCGAACCTTGATATCGAAGGTATGCTATTGACCATGTACGATTCTCGTTTGCGCCTTTCAAATCAGGTAGTGGAAGAAGTTCGTAAGCATTTTGCCGATATGGTATTCGATACCATCATTCAGCGAAATGTACGCTTGAGTGAAGCACCAAGTTACGGGGAGAGCATTATAAAATATGATGCAAGCAGCAAAGGAGCCACCAATTATTTGAATTTGGCAAACGAGGTGGTGAAGAAAAATAAAGAAATAGCTTAATGGCGAAAGCAACAAAAAAACAGGCCTTAGGGCGTGGACTTTCCGCTCTATTGAAAGACCCGGAAAACGATATACAAACAGCAACCGACAAAAATGCCGACAAGGTAGTTGGTAGTATTGTTGAGTTAGATATTGATTCCATCGAGGTAAACCCCTTTCAGCCACGATCGAACTTTAATGATGATGCCTTGAAAGAATTGGCAACATCTATTAGAGAACTAGGTGTTATTCAACCAATTACGGTCAGAAAGCTGGAATTCAACAAATTTCAATTGGTCTCGGGTGAGCGCCGCTATAGAGCTTCAAAACTAATCGGTCTCGAAACTATACCGGCATACATTCGAATTGCCAATGACCAAGAATCTTTGGAAATGGCTTTGGTCGAAAACATTCAACGCCAAGACCTTGACCCTATCGAAATTGCCCTTTCATACCAACGTTTGATGGATGAGATAGAACTTACCCAAGAGAAATTAAGTGAACGTGTGGGTAAAAAGCGATCGACCATTACCAATTATCTTCGACTATTACGCTTGGATCCAATAATTCAAACAGGAATGCGCGATGGTTTTCTCAGTATGGGCCATGGCCGAGCCTTGGTCAATATCGAAAAGAAATCGGACCAGATTTCCTTGTATGAAAAAATAATTGGTCAAAACCTGTCGGTACGAGATACCGAACGTGAAGTTAAAGCCTATCATGCAGGGCCAGACCAAGCCACAAGTAAAAAATCATCTACTGCGGTTCCTGACTTTGCCAAAAAAAATATCGATAAATTCACCGACCATCTATCAGTTAAAGTAGCTATTTCAGCTTCCGACAAGGGAAAAGGGAAAATTACCATTCCATTTCATTCCCAAGAAGAATTCAAGCGAATTAAAAAATTGATTCTAGGTGATTAAATACCTAATTACATTATTCTTTTTGGGCGTATGGGTATTCGGCGTACAGGCCCAAGAAGAAACTCCTAAAGATAATGAGATCGACTCTCTTCAAACCGATTTGAAGGAAGAGTGTATCGTAGTGGTCGACACCTTAGTTAAACAAAAGAAAGCCATTAATCCGTTAGCACCAAGTAAAGCCGCCTTTTATTCCGCTGTTTTTCCTGGTCTGGGCCAAATCTACAATAAACGCTATTGGAAAGTACCGATTGTCTACGGAGCTATCGGGGCTGCCATATATGGGTACACTTTTAACGACAAACAATACACCAGGGTTCGTACTGCATTTAAAAGAAGACAGGCCGGTTTTCTAGATGATGAATTTTATGACTTGAACGGCGACGGCTCAGGGCCTGATTTGGGGGTAGATGATTTACAGAACGAACAGGAGAGGTATCAAAGAGATCGCGACTTGCTGCTTTTAGTCTCTGTAGCACTTTATGCATTAAATATTGTAGATGCCAATGTCGATGCACATTTGAAACAGTTTAATGTAGATGACGACCTTAGTTTCGATATGCAACCCTATATGGATCTGGACCCTGTAGCGAATAGTCCGCATTATGGAATGTCTATGATTATCAAATTCTGATAGAACAAACCCATAACAATTCAAGCTGAAACGGTTATAAAAGTGGGTAATTCAGCCTTAAACTCATCATCAAGCCTTATTTTTGGCAATATTTATTTAAAATTTAATCAAAACAACTCGTGAACATAGCACTTTTCGGATACGGCAAGATGGGAAAAATGATAGAGCAAATAGCTCTAGACAGAGGTCATAAAATTGTGTCAAAGGTCGATGTAGATACAGAAAACATCGATTTTTCAAGTATGGACGTTGCCATAGACTTTAGCATGCCCAATGCTGCCTTTGACAATATAAGCTCATGCTTTAAAAATAATGTTCCTGTAATTTCAGGTACAACTGGCTGGTTGGATCGTTTCGATGAAGCCAAGAAAATTTGTAAAGAGAATAAAGGTGCTTTCATCTATGCCTCTAATTTTAGTTTGGGAGTGAATATTTTCTTTGAGCTGAACAAGTATCTGGCCAAGATGATGAGCAACTTAGAGCAATATAAAGTGGCGATGGAAGAAATTCATCACACACAAAAACTAGATGCCCCTAGTGGAACCGCGATTACCCTGGCCGAAGGTGTTATTGAAAATAGCAATTACGAAGGCTGGAAATTGGAAAACGCTAGCGAAAACGAAATACACATCGAAGCTAAACGAATAGGTAATACTCCGGGTACCCATACCGTAGACTATGCCAGTAAAGTAGACTCGATAGAAATAAAGCATACTGCCCATAATAGAGAAGGTTTCGCCTTGGGCGCGGTAATTGCAGCAGAATGGATTGTTGGCAAAACCGGGGTTTTCACCATGAAAGATGTGTTAAACCTAGGTTAACCTATCTTCAATATTGACGATAATAAACTTATTTGCATTGAACCAACCTCAATAAAATATATAGAATGAGCGCAACACAGTGGTTACTTTTTATTCTGATCGTTCAGGTAATCCATTTTTTAGGCACTTGGAAACTTTACGTAAAAGCAGGTAGACAGGCTTGGGAAGCAGCGGTACCGATTTATAACGCTATCGTTTTGATGAAAATCATCAATCGGCCAACCTGGTGGACCGTTCTCTTGTTCATACCCATTATCAATCTTTTGATGTTTCCTATTATATGGATAGAGACCATTCGAAGCTTTGGTAGAAATAGCCTAGGGGAAACTTGGTTGGTTATTTTAACTTTGGGTTTTTACATCTATTATGTCAATTATGCTTTAGATGTAAAATATATTGAGAATCGTAGCCTCCACCCCACTACAGCGGCTGGTGAATGGGTAAGTTCAATAGCGTTTGCGGTAATTGCAGCAACCCTGGTACACACCTATTTTATTCAACCCTATGTGATTCCTACACCTTCCCTAGAACGTACCTTAAGGGTCGGTGACTTGCTCTTTGTCAGTAAGTTTCATTACGGGGCAAGAACTCCGATGACGACAGTTGCGGCACCCATGGTTCATGATACTTTGCCATTGGTAAGAACGAAGTCCTACCTAAAAAAACCTCAACTCCCTTACTTTAGATTACCCGGTTTTACCAAGGTAGACCGTAACGACATAGTTGTATTTAGTTGGCCTGCAGATACGGTACGTCAGTTTTATAAGGTCGAAGCCGGTGTGAAAAAACCCATCGACAAAAAATCGAATTATGTCAAACGATGTGTTGGCATACCAGGTGATTCACTTGAAATTATCGACGGCTACGTGTACATTGATGGCAAACAGTTAGAATTACCTGATAGGGCAAAACCGCAATACGATTATACCATCTATTCCAATAAGGGTGTATCCTCAAAGCTGTTGAATGAAATTGGGGTAATGGATTTTCAAAGAAAATATATATCGGGTCAAATCAGTCAAGCCCAATTCGATGCTATCAGAAAGTATCTAATATATACGGAAAGGGTCGAAGGTAACAAAGTGGCCCTATACACCAAAGCAAGCGGAATACCTATCAACATTATCAGAAGTCAGCGTTTGGCATTGACCGAAGAAACTTCACGTGCTCGTATCGGTGCCCTGACGGACGAGATGGTAGCTAGATTGAAAAAAGAAGCTTCTATTGATTCGGTCATACGTCAAGTAGATGAAAAAGGAGTGGCCGGACGCAACAACTTTCCACAAAACCCAATGTACCCGTGGAACTATGACCAAATGGGCGCTATTTATATTCCAGAAGCGGGTGCGACCGTTCCTTTGAATTTAAAATCTTTGCCACTGTATAAAAAAATCATAACCGAATACGAAGGCAATACTGTAAGTGTCTCGGGCAACCAAATCAAAGTCAATGGCGAAGTAGCCGATTCGTATACTTTTAAACAAGATTACTATTGGATGATGGGTGATAACCGTGATCATTCTGAAGATAGTCGTGCTTGGGGCTACGTTCCTGAGAACCACATCGTAGGTACTCCCATATTCATTTGGTTAAGTGTTGATAATTTTAATGAAGGTATTTTCAATTGGAAACCTCGATGGGACCGAATATTTACCACGGTAAATGGAGAAGGCGAACCCGTATCGTACTTTAAATATTTCTTGATTGCCCTGGTCGCCTATTTTGTAGGTAGCTGGTTGTGGAAGAAAAAGAAAGCCAAAGAATAACGGTCTTTTGCCCTTTCAATTTTAATCGATGTAGTTAGGATGATTGCTTTTGAAGAAGCTTATAAACTGGTAATGAAACATTCGCTCGAACTGGGCGATGAAAAAGTTACGCTACTAAAAAGCACCGGAAGAATTTTAGCTGAGGATATTAAGGCAGATAGAGACTTCCCTCCTTTCGATCGTTCAACAAAAGACGGAATAGCCATTCACTTTTCTGCGATAGAAAACGGACTTAAATCTTTTAAAATTGAAGGTGTTCTTGGTGCCGGAATGCCAAAAGGAACACTCTCCTCCCCAAGTAACTGCTTAGAAATTATGACCGGTGCCGTTTTGCCGGCCAATGCAGATACCATCATCATGTACGAGCAGGTGGAGCTAAAGAACGGCAGGGCAAAACTTCTAAAAGAACCGATTAAGGGACAAAACATTCATGGCCAAGGAAGCGATATTCAGGCAAAAGAAATCCTTTTAAAAAAAGGAACCGTGATTACCACCGCTGTTATCGGTGTTTTGGCCTCAGTAGGAAAAACTAAGGTTTTGGTCAAAAAACTACCCAAAGTCTGTGTGATTTCCACCGGAAACGAACTTGTGGAGATTTCCGAAACACCCCTGCCCCATCAAATCAGGAAATCTAACGTACTTTCACTCTCCGCCGAACTTGAAAAAAAAAGCATTGAACACCATCTTCTGCACTTGCCCGATGAGAAGAAATTAATTGCGAAAGAACTTGAAAAAGCTCTCGAGACCCATGACGTGCTAATGCTAAGTGGAGGTGTATCTAAAGGTAGGTTCGATTACATACCAGATGTTTTAGATGGCTTAGGAATCAAAAAAATATTTCACCGAGTAGCTCAAAGGCCTGGAAAACCTTTTTGGTTCGGTATTCAAGAAGAACTGAATAAAGTGGTGTTTTCTTTTCCAGGAAATCCGGTATCGACCTTTGTCAATTACCACGTTTATTTTATGCCTTGGCTAGACCTGCTTTTAGGTTTAAGAACTAATACGAAAACCGTAATTCTTGATGAGCCTGTTCAACCCCATGTGTCGCTCACTTTATTCTTACAAGTTGCAACCTATTGGAAAAAAGGGCAACTACGAGCAAAATTAGTTCAAGGTAATGGTTCAGGTGATTTGGTAAGTCTTGCTCGTGCAGATGGCTTTGTTCAAATAGCCGCTACTGAAGAACGTATTAAAAAAGGTTCTGTATTGTCTTTTATAGGCACATTGTAAAAATTACTTCAAAGTAGTTCAAATATTAGTTCAGAAATGAATTTACAAATGCATATTTAATTATGTGTTGAGCATTTTCCCATCTCATCTTATTGTAAAAATATTGGACACCTAAAGTAAAATTTCTTTACAATAATCCTATCGGTTATTAAACAAAGAAGCATTAAAATACTAATAATCAGTATTTTAATATAAATGGCACAAGAATGGATTAAAATGCTTTAGGGTTTTAACCACAAATTAAAAAATCATGCTTAAAAACTATTTGAAAATTGCATGGAGAACAATCTTAAAAAATAAATTAAGTTCTGTTATAAACATTTTAGGTCTATCGGTTGGAATAGGAGCTTGCATGACCATACTCGTTTTTGTTAGATATGAATCTACTTTCGATGAATATCATTCCAAGTCACAACAGGTTTATAGAATCGTACAGCATAACAGACTCCCAAATCAAACATTATATTGGAACACAACTGCTTATCCTTTGGCAGAAGCTCTTAGAACTGATTTTTCCGAATTCGATTTTGTAACGCAGACCGTTGGACCTGTAAGTCAAGAGTTGAGTATTGTTCATCATGAGACAGTAAATAGGTTCGAAGAGCCTCAAGTCTTATTTGTAGATTCGTCTTACCCAAAGACATTTGACATTAAATGGTTATCCGGAAATCCCGATACAGCATTAGATAATATTAATTCCATAGTATTAAGTGAAAAAATCGTAAAGAAATATTTTGGAGTTACGAGTGGAAGCTATGGGACAATTTTAGGTAGAACTATTTTATTACAAGGTAATAATCCGTTGACGGTTACCGGTATCATAGAGAATAGTCCCGGAAACTCTAACCAGCGTTTCAATATGCTTATTCCCTATAAGTTATTTAAGGCAAAGAACCCCGATTTATCTAAAAATTGGTCAGGTAACCATCAAGGTACGACCTTCGTGGTTCTCCCAAATAAAGAACTAAAAAAAACCATTGAATCTAAAATCGCAACTTGGAAAAAAAAGTATCTCAATCCTATAGATGATAGCCGTATTTCATATTTACTACAACCTCTGACCAATATTCATAACGAAACCCTGTATGGTAACAATATCGGCGGATATGTAATGCCATCGAGCACTTTATACATGCTTTCTATAGTCGCAATGTTCATTTTAATAATTGGCATTATAAATTTCGTCAACTTGTTGACCGCACAATCAACATCCCGTTCAAAAGAAGTTGGTATACGAAAAGTGTTCGGTAGCAAACGAATTGATTTATTATTCCAGTTTATCTTTGAGAACAGTTTAGTCATTCTATGTTCTTTGGGTCTTTCTGTTGCTATTCTGAGTTTTTCTCTTGACCGACTTAATGAACATCTATCTATTATCGACCTGAAACTGACGTTTGGGTGGAATCAAATAGGATTAATACTATTAATCGGCATCGCAACAATTTTTTTGGCTGCAATTTACCCAGCTCTTGTTCTCTCAGCATTCAAACCTATTCAAGCACTAAAGAACAGAATTAAATTTTTCGGAAAAAACGGAGTCGGTGTACGCAAATCATTAGTCACTTTACAATTTATAATTGTACAAGTTTTCGTTATCGCTGCCATTATTCTGGCGCTTCAAATGGAGTTTTTCAAAAATCAACCAGTGGGTTTCTCTTCCGAGGCAGTTGTAACGACTCCAGTTCCAGAATTGGATAAACTTGAAGTATATAGAAACTCACTTTTGGCCAGTAATAAAATTTCAAAAGTATCGTTTGGCTCAGGTCCTCCAATGGCCGTCGAAGGTCTTCAACTAGGCACCAGTTTTCGTCTACCTCAACAATCTACAGAAGAAGCCTTGGATGCAGAAATAAAGATAGGAGACACAAACTATTTAGACTTTTATAACCTTGAACTTTTGGCTGGAAGAAATTTCACAATTAATAAAGAGGCTTTTGACGAGTTTATTGTCAATGAGACCCTTTTAAGAAACTATGGTTGGAATCCGCAGGAAGCCATAGGTAAAAAGATTCAGATAAATGAAGGCCAAGCCACGATTGTTGGCGTCGTCAAAGATTATCATAATAACTCACTCCAAAATAAAATATCGCCTTGCATCATTATGAATTGGACCTATTTTCAAAATCAGGCTTTTGTAAAGATTGATAACTCAGAATCGCTTGAATATGTAAAAGACCAATGGGAGAATACATTTACATCTTCTCTTTTTAACTACAGTTTTCTAGATGACTCCATCAAAAAGGAGTATATCATAGAGCGATTAATTTTCAACGGTTTTACCGTTCTTTCATTTCTTGCCATTTGCATTGGGTGCTTGGGGCTTTTCGGATTGATGTCCTTTATCATTTCAAGTAAGAAAAAAGAGATAGGCATCAGAAAAGTTTTGGGGGCAAGTATTGTACAAGTTGTAACATTTTTCACAAAAGAGTTTGTCGGTTTAGTTGTGTTAGCTTTCGTTATCGCCTCGCCGGTTGTCTATTATTTTGGCAATTTATGGTTAGAAAGCTTTACCCATCATATCAAATTATCAATTTGGATATTTTTGGGCGGTGGTTTTCTAACTGTCATTATCGCAATTACAACCTGTAGTTTCAATTCGTTGAATGCAGCTCGCGCCAATCCAATCAATTCACTTCGTGAAGAATAGAAATAATTTCAGCTTTACATTGTGAATACACAATTTGCCAAGTTTTTTATAAAACTATCATCGTATTACGATGGTGATATTCTTTAGCTGAATTTTCACTTACTCTTATCGTATTTGTTGGAATAGCGCTGCCATAGTTCTGTTTGATGGGTTTGTAATGAAATTTCCCTTCCATCGATAAAAGCATGAAGTAATTGATTGCCCTGCATATCGAGAGCGTCTCCTTCGGCGATAAACAAAGTTGCACTTTTACCGTTCTCCAAAGTTCCGTATGCATCGGCTATGCCAAGTATTTGAGCTGTATTGCCCGTAATAAGTTGCAAAGCTTTTTCTTTATCAAGGCCTTGAGCAACCGTTTGACCCGCAAAAAATGGCAAGTTTCTGGTTTGAAAATTAGAGGTTTCGGAGTTCTGCAAACCAACGAGCAGTCCTGCATCCATAAGTATTTTAGGTAATTTATAGGGCAAATCGTAATCTTCATCATCGGTATAGGGCAGTTTATGGGTGTGCCTCACCAATACGGGCACATCTTTTTTCTTCAGAAATTCGGCAACCTGACCCGCTCGATATCCTCCAACTAAAACTACATATTTCGCTCCAAGTTGTTGGGTGATTCTAACCCCATCCAATATTTCCTTCTCTCCGTTGGCGTAGAGATACAACTTTTGCTCTCCATTGAAAACGCCCTGCATTGCAGTAAATTGAGGATTCAATTCCTTAGCTTCCTCTTTGCCATAAGCTTCTGCATTCTTCAAAAAACTTCTTATTTCTTGAAGCTGTTCACCGTACTTCTTGTTCGGTTTACCCCCCTGAAAACTGTTGGGCCAATGCAAGTGAATTCCGTCATCGGTCTTAACTGCAGCGTCTTCCCAATTCCAAGCGTCGAATTGAACAATGGATGATGTTCCGGAAATTCGCCCACCCTGCGGAGTTATCTGACCTAATAAAACCCCATTGGGTCGCATGCTTTCCACCACCTTAGACTCCGCATTATAGGCTATTAAACTGCGGATATGCGGAATCATTTCCCCGATTTCATCTTGGTCTTTAGATGCCCGTACGGCATCTATTTCAATAAGCCCCAAAGAAGTACTCGGGGCTATAAACCCAGGATAGACATGCTTGCCCTGCCCCTTTATTTTCTTACCTCTTCGAGCGATTTTGGTCATTGCACTACCCACAAACGTCAATTTGCCCTGTTCGAACATAATCAACGAGTTTTCTATGACCTCACCGTTACCTAAGTGTGCCGTAGCGCCTTCGATAGTAATGGCTTCCGACTGTGCAGGCGCAGGGGGTTGCTGGGCGTTAACAGTAAGGGTTAAAAATAAGGTCGTTATAGACAGTTTTATTTTCATAATCGATTCACTAAATATTCTATTTTACTATTCTATTTACCGCTGTAGAACTTAATTCAATTCTGCACCGGTATCACAGTGCATCAGCTCTTTTTTATTCTGCTTGGGCTCTTGGGTCTTTTCACCTTGGTCTTTGTTCAAGAGCATTTGATTAATGAGCCAGTTTCTTTCTCTCTTTAGAGATTTTCGTAGCTGTGCATCTTTCTTAATGTCAAAGTATATGGCACCGTCGATCATTGTCTTTTCGGCCTTGGCATATATCGATAACGGATTATCGCTCCAGAGCACCAAATCGGCATCTTTACCTTCTCTAATACTTCCGGTTCTTTCATCTAGGTGCAACAATTTAGCCGGGTTAATCGTCACCATTTTCCATGCTTCCAACTCCGTCATCCCTCCATATTTGACCGTTTTGGCAGCTTCTTGGTTGAGTCTACGAATCATTTCGGCATCATCGCTATTAATTGCTACCGTAACGCCTTGGTCATGCATTATTGCCGCATTGTAAGGTATAGCATCGTTCACTTCAAATTTATAGGCCCACCAATCACTGAAAGTTCCACCCCCTACTCCATGCTTTTTCATTATATCGGCAACTTTATAGCCTTCTAAGATATGTGTAAAGGTATTGACTCGAAATCCGAACTTTTCGGCTACCTTCATCATCATATTTATTTCGCTCTGAACATAGCTGTGGCAACTGATAAATCGCTCACCGTTCAATATTTCTACCAGAGTTTCCATTTCTTCATCATAGCGGTAGGGTTCACCACTATTCTTCTTCAACTCATATTCTTTAGCCCTTTGAAAATAATTCGAGAACACCTGTTCTACCCCCATTCGAGTCTGCGGAAAACGACTATAGCTACCCCAATTGCTTTGTTTTACATTTTCACCCAACGCGAACTTGATGAATTTAGGAGAATCGTTATAAATCATTTTTTCAGGACTTTCACCCCATTTCAATTTCATTATTGCTGATTGCCCACCTATCGGATTGGCAGAACCGTGCAATAATTGCAAGGTAGTCACCCCACCGGCCAAGGCGTGATAAATGCCTTTATCTTCATAATCAACGACATCGGTCATTCTGACCTCAGCGGAAGAATTTTGGCCCGCTTCATTTATGGCCAAGGCAGCAATATGACTGTGTTCATCGATTATACCTGCGGTAAGATGCTTTCCTGTGGCATCGACGACTTCTGCCCCACTCGCTCTTAAATCACTGCCTATTTTGGAAATCTTGCCGTTTTTCACCAATACATCGGTATTTTTTAGAATACCTGCATCTTCACTTGTCCAGACTGTGGCGTTTTTGAACAATGTAGTTTTAGCTTGAGGTATGGACTCATACCCATACCCTATATTGGGATACGTAACCGCAACCATTTCAGGAGGGGCAGTACCTTTCTCTTCGTTCTTGTCTTTTTTCTCTGTTTTCGCTCTTACCGCTTTAAATGTGGACTCACTTCCATCGGAAAGAACAACTATACCTTCAATATTATCAGAATCATCACCTACCAAGCCGTTCATTCGGTAAGTGCTATCATTTTTCTCATCAGCAAGCGAAAGCACCAACCAGTTATTTTTATAAGTCAATTTAGATTTTAACTTAACAGTATCTCTTTTTACTTCTGCTTTTAGTTTTGTAAGCTCACCATTTATCGACAACTTGAATTTCTTATCATTGATGGTCAAATCATAATCTCCTCGAATATCTTTTAAAGACATATCATGAACGACATGTTTTTTCCCTTGAACCCAATTTTCGTAAAGAACAGTCTCCTTATCGAAAATATCTCCGGAGGTAATCAAAAAATTGGCATACCGGCCCACCTGTAACGAGCCTACCTCTTCAGATTTACCTAGAATAGCAGCGGGAACCGACGTAAGTGCTTCTAAAGCCTTTGTTTTTGACAGTCCGTATTGAATTGACTTTCTCAGTTTACCATTAAACTCATCTGTTTTCTTCAAGTCATGCAGCGTGAACGCAAAAGATATTCCGTTCTCGGCTAACACTTTAGGGTTAGATGGGGCTTGGTTCCAGTCTCGCATATCTGCCAATGATATGTGAGCGGCAGCATATGGGTCGGAAACGTCAAAAGCATCAGGAAAATTAAGCGGCAATATTAATTTCGCATTGGTCGCTTTGATATCGGCCACTCGTTCATACTCGTCACCACCACCCAAAATAGCATACTGAATTCCGAATTTATCACCTATACCATCGGCCCGTAACACATTGCCCTTATCTTCAGCTGCAAATATTTGAACCTTGCCTTTATTATGGTTCAATGCTTCTAACGACCGGTCTTTTGTGTCGACATTGCCTTTACCATACCAATCGGCATCGTAATACATTTGTCTTAAAAGTGCCATGGCCCCCATTAACGATGTGGGGTAGGCCTGTCTTTTTTCAATGCTCTTTTTAAACGAAAAATATTGGGCCGAGCGATCATCAAGTATACGAACCGCATCATTATCGTTCTCGTTCAAAGCCACTAAAACCCCAGTGCCGCGGGCAATTCCGTCTTGCCTATGCGAGTTTACCAAGCCGAAGCCCAGCTTACGCAACTTTTTTGCAGCTTCTTTATCATAGTCATATTTGATAATAGCATCGTTTTCCGGCGTTACGTGGTCGTTCCAGTAATAACCCTCTCGAGAAGATTTATACTCTGCCGAGCGGCCTTTCGCTTCTGCTTTCTTTGGTTTTTCGATTCCGAAATCTGAAAACACATCGATAAACGAAGGGTATATCGATTTGTTTTTTACATCGACTACAATTGTGTTTTTGGGCAGCGTTACCGATTTACCCACCTGAACAACTTTTCCCTCGCGCAGCAAGAGCGTACCGCCATTAATTACCTGAGTGGGGGTAACATAAATTTTAGCGCTCGTAAATGCTGTATAATTTTGATTTTTCGCTTTTACCTGGTCGTTTACAGGAAAATACTCTTGGGCAGATAAGGCAGAGCAGCCCATAATAAAAAGCAGTAAAAATGAGAACGATTTATTCATATTTAGATGGCTTGAATAGAAGCCACTAAATTTAGACAAAGGATATCGGAAAAAGAAATGTAATCAAACCGACACTCTATTTTTGAAAGGATGCTAATTGAAAAAATGGTTTGAAACCGATTTGTTAATTAACGAAGAAGCA
This window harbors:
- a CDS encoding ABC-type lipoprotein release transport system permease subunit, with amino-acid sequence MLKNYLKIAWRTILKNKLSSVINILGLSVGIGACMTILVFVRYESTFDEYHSKSQQVYRIVQHNRLPNQTLYWNTTAYPLAEALRTDFSEFDFVTQTVGPVSQELSIVHHETVNRFEEPQVLFVDSSYPKTFDIKWLSGNPDTALDNINSIVLSEKIVKKYFGVTSGSYGTILGRTILLQGNNPLTVTGIIENSPGNSNQRFNMLIPYKLFKAKNPDLSKNWSGNHQGTTFVVLPNKELKKTIESKIATWKKKYLNPIDDSRISYLLQPLTNIHNETLYGNNIGGYVMPSSTLYMLSIVAMFILIIGIINFVNLLTAQSTSRSKEVGIRKVFGSKRIDLLFQFIFENSLVILCSLGLSVAILSFSLDRLNEHLSIIDLKLTFGWNQIGLILLIGIATIFLAAIYPALVLSAFKPIQALKNRIKFFGKNGVGVRKSLVTLQFIIVQVFVIAAIILALQMEFFKNQPVGFSSEAVVTTPVPELDKLEVYRNSLLASNKISKVSFGSGPPMAVEGLQLGTSFRLPQQSTEEALDAEIKIGDTNYLDFYNLELLAGRNFTINKEAFDEFIVNETLLRNYGWNPQEAIGKKIQINEGQATIVGVVKDYHNNSLQNKISPCIIMNWTYFQNQAFVKIDNSESLEYVKDQWENTFTSSLFNYSFLDDSIKKEYIIERLIFNGFTVLSFLAICIGCLGLFGLMSFIISSKKKEIGIRKVLGASIVQVVTFFTKEFVGLVVLAFVIASPVVYYFGNLWLESFTHHIKLSIWIFLGGGFLTVIIAITTCSFNSLNAARANPINSLREE
- a CDS encoding imidazolonepropionase-like amidohydrolase; this translates as MGCSALSAQEYFPVNDQVKAKNQNYTAFTSAKIYVTPTQVINGGTLLLREGKVVQVGKSVTLPKNTIVVDVKNKSIYPSFIDVFSDFGIEKPKKAEAKGRSAEYKSSREGYYWNDHVTPENDAIIKYDYDKEAAKKLRKLGFGLVNSHRQDGIARGTGVLVALNENDNDAVRILDDRSAQYFSFKKSIEKRQAYPTSLMGAMALLRQMYYDADWYGKGNVDTKDRSLEALNHNKGKVQIFAAEDKGNVLRADGIGDKFGIQYAILGGGDEYERVADIKATNAKLILPLNFPDAFDVSDPYAAAHISLADMRDWNQAPSNPKVLAENGISFAFTLHDLKKTDEFNGKLRKSIQYGLSKTKALEALTSVPAAILGKSEEVGSLQVGRYANFLITSGDIFDKETVLYENWVQGKKHVVHDMSLKDIRGDYDLTINDKKFKLSINGELTKLKAEVKRDTVKLKSKLTYKNNWLVLSLADEKNDSTYRMNGLVGDDSDNIEGIVVLSDGSESTFKAVRAKTEKKDKNEEKGTAPPEMVAVTYPNIGYGYESIPQAKTTLFKNATVWTSEDAGILKNTDVLVKNGKISKIGSDLRASGAEVVDATGKHLTAGIIDEHSHIAALAINEAGQNSSAEVRMTDVVDYEDKGIYHALAGGVTTLQLLHGSANPIGGQSAIMKLKWGESPEKMIYNDSPKFIKFALGENVKQSNWGSYSRFPQTRMGVEQVFSNYFQRAKEYELKKNSGEPYRYDEEMETLVEILNGERFISCHSYVQSEINMMMKVAEKFGFRVNTFTHILEGYKVADIMKKHGVGGGTFSDWWAYKFEVNDAIPYNAAIMHDQGVTVAINSDDAEMIRRLNQEAAKTVKYGGMTELEAWKMVTINPAKLLHLDERTGSIREGKDADLVLWSDNPLSIYAKAEKTMIDGAIYFDIKKDAQLRKSLKRERNWLINQMLLNKDQGEKTQEPKQNKKELMHCDTGAELN
- a CDS encoding imidazolonepropionase-like amidohydrolase, coding for MKIKLSITTLFLTLTVNAQQPPAPAQSEAITIEGATAHLGNGEVIENSLIMFEQGKLTFVGSAMTKIARRGKKIKGQGKHVYPGFIAPSTSLGLIEIDAVRASKDQDEIGEMIPHIRSLIAYNAESKVVESMRPNGVLLGQITPQGGRISGTSSIVQFDAWNWEDAAVKTDDGIHLHWPNSFQGGKPNKKYGEQLQEIRSFLKNAEAYGKEEAKELNPQFTAMQGVFNGEQKLYLYANGEKEILDGVRITQQLGAKYVVLVGGYRAGQVAEFLKKKDVPVLVRHTHKLPYTDDEDYDLPYKLPKILMDAGLLVGLQNSETSNFQTRNLPFFAGQTVAQGLDKEKALQLITGNTAQILGIADAYGTLENGKSATLFIAEGDALDMQGNQLLHAFIDGREISLQTHQTELWQRYSNKYDKSK